One part of the Bradyrhizobium sp. CB1650 genome encodes these proteins:
- a CDS encoding CoA transferase → MQSPAGILRDIWTSVGGEVAALERVRLTGEEPQIPSSFRVAVAGQASIAAAGLAAAEIWRLRSGELQDVLVDMRHAVVECRSERYLRVDDKPPPPAWDAIAGVYKTGDNRFVRCHTNFPHHRDAVCKVLACEPEREKVQAALMQWKGEDFETAAYAAGGVVALMRSYEEWSALPQAHALAELPLVSIEKIGDAPPKPWPEGDRPLAGLRVLDLSRVIAGPVAGRTFAAHGADVLLICGPELPAISWLTIDTGRGKLTTFVELRSEAGRAQLRELLEEADIFSQGYRPRALAALGFSPQDAAEINPGIVYVTLSAYGHAGPWAERRGFDSLVQTATGFNHAEGQAAGTDGPKELPAQMLDHATGYLMAFGAMMAKVRQAREGGSWHVRVSLAQTGRWLWNLGRLEAGLNTPDIPGDAVHLAFIETMPSGFGTLKAVKHSALLSKTPAQWSRPAMPLGSHPAHWPARS, encoded by the coding sequence ATGCAAAGCCCCGCCGGTATCCTCAGGGACATCTGGACCTCCGTCGGCGGCGAGGTGGCCGCGCTCGAACGCGTGCGGCTGACAGGGGAGGAGCCGCAAATCCCGTCCTCGTTTCGAGTCGCGGTTGCAGGCCAGGCCAGCATTGCGGCCGCGGGTCTTGCCGCCGCGGAAATCTGGCGACTGCGCAGCGGCGAGCTGCAGGACGTCCTTGTCGACATGCGACACGCCGTCGTCGAATGCCGCTCCGAGCGCTATTTGCGTGTCGACGACAAGCCGCCGCCGCCGGCCTGGGACGCCATTGCGGGCGTCTACAAGACCGGCGACAACCGCTTCGTCCGCTGCCATACCAACTTCCCGCATCACCGCGACGCCGTCTGCAAGGTGCTGGCCTGCGAGCCGGAGCGCGAGAAGGTGCAGGCCGCACTGATGCAATGGAAGGGCGAGGATTTCGAGACTGCGGCTTATGCCGCTGGTGGCGTCGTCGCCTTGATGCGCTCCTATGAGGAATGGTCGGCGCTGCCGCAGGCGCACGCCCTCGCCGAACTGCCGCTGGTCTCGATCGAGAAGATCGGCGATGCGCCGCCAAAGCCATGGCCTGAAGGCGATCGCCCGCTGGCCGGCCTTCGCGTACTCGATCTCTCCCGCGTGATCGCCGGCCCTGTCGCTGGCCGTACGTTCGCGGCGCACGGCGCAGACGTGCTTCTGATCTGCGGACCCGAGCTGCCGGCCATTTCCTGGCTTACCATCGATACCGGTCGCGGCAAGCTCACCACCTTCGTCGAGCTCAGAAGCGAGGCGGGCAGGGCGCAATTGCGCGAGTTGTTGGAAGAGGCCGACATCTTCTCGCAAGGCTATCGCCCGCGCGCGCTCGCCGCTCTCGGCTTTTCACCGCAGGACGCAGCAGAGATCAATCCCGGCATCGTCTATGTCACGCTGTCGGCCTACGGCCATGCCGGTCCGTGGGCCGAGCGGCGCGGCTTCGACTCGCTGGTGCAGACCGCGACCGGCTTCAACCATGCCGAGGGCCAGGCGGCCGGCACTGACGGGCCCAAGGAATTGCCGGCGCAGATGCTCGATCATGCCACCGGCTATCTGATGGCGTTCGGCGCGATGATGGCAAAGGTCCGCCAGGCCCGCGAAGGTGGAAGCTGGCACGTGCGCGTATCGCTGGCGCAGACCGGACGCTGGTTGTGGAATCTCGGCCGGCTCGAAGCTGGGCTGAACACCCCGGATATTCCGGGGGATGCCGTACATCTGGCGTTCATCGAAACCATGCCATCTGGCTTCGGCACGCTGAAGGCGGTGAAGCATTCGGCGCTGCTGTCGAAAACACCGGCGCAATGGAGCCGTCCGGCGATGCCGCTCGGCAGCCATCCGGCACACTGGCCGGCTCGTAGCTGA
- a CDS encoding error-prone DNA polymerase, whose product MNTSAYAEIGITTNFSFLRGGSDPRAYVHQAGILGIPVIGLADHNTLAGVVRAYKELDNAEVLHKPKLLIGARIVFIDGTPDILVYPRDRAAYGRLCQLLTKGKRGDDLTRIEKGECHLAFDDLLEFSKGQLLVLTLPHRFEPAQALDVLAKLKISHAEGVWLAASLLYRGDDRRRLARLDDLAAKAKVPLLATNEVLYHHPARRPLQDALTCIREKTTIEAVGRKLEANAERFLKTPGEMARLFRDFPDAIAETMRFANKIEFSLDQLKYQYPDEPVPPGKTAQGHLEDLTWAGVQKYFGGKIDDKLRATLKKELALIAELKYAHYFLTVHDIVHYARSQNILCQGRGSAANSAVCYVLGITSVDPTKVDLLFERFISKERLEPPDIDVDFEHSRREEVMQYVYRRYGRHRAAIIATVIHYRPRSAIRDVGKALGLTEDVTAALADTVWGSWGKGLNDMQVKQAGLDPNNPMINLAVELATELIEFPRHLSQHVGGYVLTQDRLDTYVPIGNAAMDDRTFIEWDKDDVDALNMMKVDVLALGMLTCIRKCFDLIDKHKDERWVLASVPQDDPKVYDMLCRGESLGVFQVESRAQMNMLPRLKPREFYDLVIEVAIVRPGPIQGDMVHPYLRRRNGQEKVSYPSPSPEHGDKDELYKVLHKTLGVPLFQEQAMRIAIEAAHFTSEEANGLRRSMATFRNVGTIGKYEDKLIGNMVARGYDPDFARSCFDQIKGFGSYGFPESHAASFAQLVYISSWLKHYHPDAFCCGLLNSQPMGFYAPAQIVGDARKNRVEVRDIDVSYSFAQNTLENTDGKYCAVRLGFRQIDGFHWLDEDEERLKQIQSSFHIAQVRNGGDAPASSPESIVPHLPGGMDSGLAPSGAPRNDDVERAQDWADRIVAARNRRPFTSLEDFARDTGLPKRALILLADADAFRSLGLDRREALWQVRRLPDDVPLPLFEAATAREQPDEGARPLPVMPRAEQVVADYQTIRLSLKGHPMEFLREMFTREHVVACKDVSHENERRRIRCAGVVLVRQRPGSASGVVFMTLEDETGIANVVVWPKIMERYRKEVMGARLVLVEGYIQSSPEKVTHLIAQRMIDRSHDLIGLANDALSRKHPVPTGAAPIEPLNDDRRDHADSPAQKIRHPRDVRILPPSRDFH is encoded by the coding sequence ATGAACACGTCAGCCTATGCCGAGATCGGCATCACCACCAATTTCTCCTTCCTGCGCGGCGGCTCGGATCCGCGCGCCTATGTGCATCAGGCCGGCATTTTAGGGATTCCCGTGATCGGTCTTGCCGATCACAACACGCTCGCCGGCGTGGTACGGGCCTACAAGGAGCTCGACAATGCCGAGGTGCTGCACAAGCCGAAGCTGCTGATCGGCGCGCGCATCGTCTTCATCGACGGCACGCCCGACATCCTGGTCTATCCGCGCGACCGCGCCGCCTATGGCCGGCTGTGCCAGCTCCTCACCAAGGGCAAGCGCGGCGATGACCTCACGCGGATCGAGAAAGGCGAGTGCCATCTCGCCTTCGACGATCTTCTGGAATTTTCAAAAGGCCAGCTTCTGGTCCTGACGCTGCCGCATCGCTTCGAGCCGGCGCAAGCGCTGGATGTTCTCGCAAAGCTCAAGATAAGCCACGCCGAGGGCGTGTGGCTGGCGGCAAGTCTGCTCTATCGCGGCGATGACCGCCGCCGCCTCGCACGGCTCGATGATCTCGCAGCTAAAGCAAAAGTGCCGCTGCTCGCGACCAACGAGGTGCTCTATCACCATCCCGCGCGCCGACCTTTGCAGGACGCGCTGACCTGCATCCGGGAAAAGACCACGATCGAGGCGGTCGGAAGGAAGCTGGAGGCCAATGCCGAGCGGTTTTTGAAGACGCCCGGCGAAATGGCACGGCTGTTCCGCGATTTCCCCGATGCGATTGCAGAGACCATGCGCTTTGCGAACAAAATCGAGTTCTCGCTCGACCAGCTCAAATACCAGTATCCGGACGAGCCGGTGCCGCCGGGCAAGACCGCGCAAGGGCATCTGGAGGACCTGACCTGGGCGGGCGTGCAGAAATATTTCGGCGGCAAGATCGACGACAAGCTGCGCGCCACGCTGAAGAAAGAGCTCGCGCTGATCGCCGAGCTGAAATACGCGCATTATTTCCTCACCGTCCATGACATCGTGCACTATGCGCGCAGCCAGAACATCTTGTGCCAGGGCCGCGGCTCGGCGGCGAATTCAGCCGTGTGCTACGTGCTCGGCATCACCTCGGTCGACCCGACCAAGGTCGATCTCTTGTTCGAGCGCTTCATCTCCAAGGAGCGCCTGGAGCCGCCGGACATCGACGTCGATTTCGAACATTCGCGGCGCGAGGAGGTGATGCAATATGTCTATCGCCGCTACGGCCGCCACCGCGCCGCGATCATCGCCACCGTCATCCATTATCGTCCGCGCAGCGCCATCCGCGACGTCGGCAAGGCGCTGGGTCTGACCGAGGACGTCACCGCCGCACTCGCCGACACCGTCTGGGGAAGCTGGGGCAAGGGCCTCAACGACATGCAGGTCAAGCAGGCCGGGCTCGATCCCAACAATCCCATGATCAACCTCGCGGTCGAGCTTGCGACCGAGCTGATCGAATTCCCGCGCCATCTCTCCCAGCATGTCGGCGGCTATGTGCTGACGCAGGATCGGCTCGACACCTATGTGCCGATCGGCAACGCCGCGATGGACGACCGCACCTTCATCGAATGGGACAAGGACGACGTCGACGCGCTCAACATGATGAAGGTCGACGTGCTGGCGCTTGGCATGCTGACCTGCATCCGCAAATGCTTTGACCTGATCGACAAGCACAAGGATGAGCGCTGGGTTCTGGCGAGCGTCCCGCAGGACGATCCCAAAGTCTACGACATGCTGTGCCGGGGAGAGTCGCTCGGCGTATTCCAGGTCGAGAGCCGCGCGCAGATGAACATGCTGCCGCGGCTGAAGCCGCGGGAATTCTACGATCTCGTCATCGAGGTCGCGATCGTGCGGCCGGGGCCGATCCAGGGCGACATGGTGCATCCTTACTTGCGGCGGCGGAACGGTCAGGAGAAGGTGAGCTATCCATCGCCGTCACCGGAGCATGGCGACAAGGACGAGCTCTACAAGGTGCTGCACAAGACGCTCGGCGTGCCCCTGTTCCAGGAACAGGCGATGCGCATCGCGATCGAGGCCGCACATTTTACGTCCGAGGAAGCCAACGGCCTGCGCCGCTCGATGGCGACGTTTCGCAATGTCGGCACCATCGGCAAATACGAGGACAAGCTGATCGGCAACATGGTCGCGCGCGGCTACGATCCCGACTTCGCCAGGAGCTGTTTTGACCAGATCAAGGGTTTTGGCAGCTACGGCTTCCCGGAAAGCCATGCCGCGAGCTTCGCGCAGCTCGTCTACATCTCGTCATGGCTGAAGCATTATCACCCCGACGCGTTCTGCTGCGGCTTGTTGAATTCGCAGCCGATGGGCTTTTACGCGCCCGCGCAGATCGTGGGCGACGCCCGCAAGAACCGCGTCGAGGTGCGCGACATCGACGTCTCCTACAGCTTTGCGCAGAACACGCTGGAGAACACTGACGGCAAATACTGCGCCGTGCGCCTGGGTTTTCGCCAGATTGACGGTTTTCACTGGCTTGATGAGGATGAGGAGAGACTGAAACAAATTCAGTCGTCATTCCACATTGCGCAAGTGCGCAATGGGGGCGACGCGCCAGCGTCGAGCCCGGAATCCATCGTGCCGCATCTGCCTGGCGGAATGGATTCCGGGCTCGCGCCAAGTGGCGCGCCCCGGAATGACGATGTTGAGAGAGCTCAAGACTGGGCCGACCGCATCGTCGCCGCCCGCAACCGACGACCCTTCACTTCGCTGGAAGACTTCGCCCGCGACACCGGCCTTCCCAAGCGCGCGCTGATCCTGCTCGCCGATGCCGATGCGTTTCGTTCGCTCGGGCTCGACCGTCGCGAGGCGCTGTGGCAGGTGCGGCGCCTGCCTGACGACGTGCCGCTGCCGCTGTTCGAGGCGGCCACCGCGCGCGAGCAGCCCGACGAAGGTGCAAGACCGCTGCCGGTGATGCCGCGCGCCGAGCAGGTGGTTGCGGACTACCAGACCATCCGCCTGTCGCTGAAGGGTCATCCGATGGAATTTTTGCGCGAGATGTTTACGCGCGAGCACGTGGTGGCCTGCAAGGACGTCAGTCATGAGAACGAGCGGCGCCGGATCCGCTGCGCCGGCGTAGTGCTGGTGCGGCAGCGGCCGGGCAGCGCCAGCGGCGTCGTCTTCATGACGCTGGAGGACGAGACCGGCATCGCCAATGTCGTGGTGTGGCCCAAGATCATGGAGCGATACCGCAAGGAGGTGATGGGTGCGCGCCTCGTTCTGGTCGAGGGCTATATCCAGAGCAGCCCCGAAAAGGTGACGCATCTCATCGCGCAGCGCATGATCGACCGCTCGCACGATCTAATCGGGCTTGCGAATGACGCGCTGAGCCGCAAGCATCCCGTGCCGACCGGCGCCGCCCCGATCGAGCCCCTCAACGACGACCGCCGCGATCACGCCGATAGCCCGGCGCAAAAAATCCGCCACCCCCGCGACGTCCGCATCCTGCCGCCGTCGCGCGATTTTCATTGA
- a CDS encoding DNA polymerase Y family protein, translating into MSACSVNRRRILSLWLPRLPIDRIKRFLGNVGLGKNNEPSIVVIKDNNALVIHALDEAAERLGLHIGLPLANARAMCPDLKVFDADIAADAKTLSDIADWCDRFTPLVALDPPHGLFLDITGCAHLFGGESALLQTLVRALARQGFAVSAAIAGTSVCARTLTRQGSGTIVADGGEAEAVSRLPVSALGAVDAITVGLRRAGLKTIGDVASREPHEITARFGARFSTLLAHALGQGDAPINPRKPLPDYIVEKRFAEPIATDTMIAMTLSRLADTLVTSMEKQGKGARRLEAAFFRTDGVVRTIMVETGRPVTRSAVIDRLFRERLDALADPLDPGFGFDMVRLSASRTEIVVQEQRDLDAHVHDNDELAALIDRIAARIGGKRVVVHLPQDTHIPERAVLAAPAQHHLAAAMQAEWLARAESEPPLRPLRLFDKPEPIKVPFATVPDGAPHQFTWRRALHAVVRVEGPERIAMEWWRQDGKQLTRDYFRVEDAEGLRFWIFRDGLYDSELMDEEGKPVPANWYVHGLFA; encoded by the coding sequence ATGAGTGCCTGTTCAGTGAACCGTCGGCGCATCCTCAGCCTGTGGCTGCCGCGCCTGCCTATCGACCGGATCAAGCGGTTCCTTGGCAACGTCGGGCTGGGTAAGAACAATGAGCCCAGCATCGTCGTCATCAAGGACAACAATGCGCTGGTGATCCATGCGCTCGACGAGGCCGCCGAGCGCCTCGGCCTGCACATCGGCCTGCCCCTGGCGAATGCGCGGGCGATGTGCCCGGATCTGAAAGTGTTCGACGCGGACATCGCGGCCGATGCAAAGACGCTCAGCGACATCGCCGATTGGTGCGACCGCTTCACGCCGCTGGTGGCGCTCGACCCCCCGCATGGGCTGTTCCTGGACATCACCGGCTGCGCGCATCTGTTCGGAGGCGAGTCTGCACTGCTGCAGACGCTGGTCCGTGCGCTCGCTCGCCAAGGCTTTGCCGTCAGCGCGGCGATCGCCGGCACCTCGGTCTGCGCGCGCACGCTGACGCGGCAGGGATCTGGCACCATCGTCGCCGATGGCGGAGAGGCGGAGGCGGTCAGCAGGCTTCCGGTGTCCGCGCTCGGCGCGGTTGATGCCATCACCGTCGGCCTGCGCCGTGCGGGACTGAAAACCATCGGCGATGTCGCCTCGCGCGAGCCGCACGAGATCACCGCACGGTTCGGTGCCCGGTTCTCCACGCTGCTCGCGCATGCGCTGGGACAGGGCGATGCGCCGATCAATCCGCGCAAGCCGCTGCCCGATTACATCGTGGAGAAACGTTTTGCCGAACCGATCGCGACCGACACCATGATCGCGATGACGCTGTCGCGGCTCGCGGACACGCTCGTGACCTCCATGGAGAAGCAGGGCAAGGGCGCTCGGCGGTTAGAGGCCGCCTTCTTCCGCACCGACGGTGTGGTGCGGACGATCATGGTCGAGACCGGGCGGCCGGTGACGCGAAGTGCCGTCATCGACCGGCTGTTCCGCGAGCGGCTCGATGCGCTTGCCGATCCCCTGGATCCCGGCTTCGGTTTCGACATGGTGCGGCTGTCGGCGAGCCGCACCGAGATCGTGGTGCAGGAGCAGCGCGATCTCGACGCCCATGTTCACGACAATGACGAGCTCGCCGCGCTGATCGATCGTATCGCCGCGCGCATCGGGGGAAAACGCGTCGTCGTGCACCTGCCGCAGGATACCCATATCCCCGAGCGCGCGGTGCTGGCCGCGCCGGCGCAGCACCATCTCGCCGCGGCCATGCAGGCCGAATGGCTGGCGCGCGCCGAGAGCGAGCCGCCGCTGCGCCCCTTGCGGTTGTTCGACAAGCCGGAACCGATCAAAGTGCCGTTCGCAACCGTGCCCGACGGCGCGCCGCATCAATTCACCTGGCGGCGCGCACTGCATGCGGTGGTGCGGGTGGAAGGGCCCGAGCGCATCGCCATGGAATGGTGGCGGCAGGACGGCAAGCAGCTCACGCGGGATTATTTTCGTGTCGAGGATGCCGAAGGTCTGCGTTTCTGGATCTTTCGCGACGGTCTCTACGACAGCGAGCTCATGGACGAGGAGGGCAAGCCCGTTCCCGCCAACTGGTATGTGCACGGCCTCTTCGCATGA
- a CDS encoding DNA repair protein, whose protein sequence is MSGARRSALATLRGQIERIETAEAVHHRDRVALGHREADSALQGGLARAAIHEVFCTGPQGTAATGFVTGLAGRVTARRPLLWVRQDFSDMEAGALSMSGLAELGLDPRRVVMVRAADVETALRTSADALACDALGAVVLELWGETRQFDLVASRKLTLAAQASGVTGVLLRMAAQPLPSTAETRWMLRAAPSPPGPVWNAWGAPRFDAELLRNRHGPCGRWIMEWKCDECLFSEPSAHPQPVAAAPAYRPDQAVPWQRRAG, encoded by the coding sequence ATGAGCGGCGCACGTAGAAGCGCGCTTGCGACCTTGCGCGGCCAGATCGAACGCATCGAGACGGCGGAGGCCGTGCATCATCGCGATCGCGTGGCGCTGGGCCACAGAGAGGCCGACAGCGCCTTGCAGGGGGGACTCGCCCGCGCGGCGATCCATGAGGTGTTTTGCACTGGGCCTCAGGGCACGGCTGCGACGGGTTTCGTCACCGGACTTGCGGGCCGCGTGACCGCGCGCCGGCCGCTGTTGTGGGTGCGGCAGGATTTTTCGGACATGGAGGCGGGCGCGCTGTCGATGAGCGGGCTGGCCGAACTCGGCCTCGATCCGCGTCGCGTGGTGATGGTGCGCGCCGCCGATGTCGAGACCGCATTGCGCACGTCAGCCGACGCGCTCGCCTGCGATGCGCTCGGCGCCGTCGTGCTCGAGCTCTGGGGCGAGACCCGACAGTTCGATCTCGTGGCGAGCCGCAAGCTGACGCTCGCCGCGCAAGCCTCGGGCGTGACCGGAGTCTTGCTGCGGATGGCGGCGCAGCCACTGCCCTCGACCGCGGAGACACGATGGATGCTGCGCGCGGCGCCTTCGCCGCCGGGCCCAGTGTGGAATGCCTGGGGCGCGCCGCGCTTCGATGCCGAGCTCTTGCGCAATCGTCATGGCCCGTGTGGCCGGTGGATCATGGAATGGAAATGTGATGAGTGCCTGTTCAGTGAACCGTCGGCGCATCCTCAGCCTGTGGCTGCCGCGCCTGCCTATCGACCGGATCAAGCGGTTCCTTGGCAACGTCGGGCTGGGTAA
- a CDS encoding UdgX family uracil-DNA binding protein (This protein belongs to the uracil DNA glycosylase superfamily, members of which act in excision repair of DNA. However, it belongs more specifically to UdgX branch, whose founding member was found to bind uracil in DNA (where it does not belong), without cleaving it, appears to promote DNA repair by a pathway involving RecA, rather than base excision.), whose translation MYLITLDSETDFDGWRKTARALALHHVAPAEVTWSVQGRTKDKVPPGLCEAPGLPPIETDSTFSVPANFIELARVAILHHNSERFALLYRLLWRLRSHHNLLEIRTDPDVAIATAMAGSVHRDVQRMRDVIRFREIGREHKAHYAAWFVPEHHIIEFAAPFFARRYADMPWSILTPDICAHWDGHAISFTPGISQTEMPAPNRLEETWRRHFRSDQPIAPEAPKKRRRNLSEASILEPLLSDAERWTGGRITPPPEPTMKRKPADDLETLREEAAHCRACHLYKDATQTVFGEGPKSANIVLVGEQPGDKEDLAGHPFVGPAGQMLDRALEEAGVDRKKVYVTNAVKHFKFVPRGKVRLHQKPNTPEIRACRQWYERELAMIQPDLVVAMGATAAQSVFGKITPIGKNRGRLIDLPDGRKALVTVHPSYLLRLPDPEAKALEYQRFVEDLKIAAGLQKKAPRAA comes from the coding sequence ATGTACCTCATCACCCTCGACAGCGAGACCGATTTCGATGGCTGGCGCAAAACCGCTCGCGCGCTCGCACTGCATCATGTCGCACCGGCTGAGGTGACGTGGAGCGTACAGGGCCGCACGAAAGACAAGGTGCCGCCCGGCCTGTGCGAAGCGCCAGGCCTTCCACCGATCGAAACCGACAGCACCTTCAGCGTGCCCGCCAATTTCATCGAGCTCGCACGCGTCGCGATCCTGCATCACAACAGTGAGCGCTTTGCGCTGCTCTATCGCCTGCTGTGGCGATTGCGGAGCCATCACAACCTGCTCGAGATCAGGACCGATCCCGACGTCGCGATAGCGACGGCGATGGCTGGCAGTGTGCATCGCGACGTACAGCGGATGCGCGACGTCATCCGTTTCCGTGAGATCGGACGCGAGCACAAGGCGCACTACGCCGCCTGGTTCGTGCCGGAGCATCACATCATCGAATTCGCAGCTCCCTTCTTTGCGCGCCGCTATGCCGACATGCCCTGGTCGATCCTCACGCCCGACATTTGCGCCCATTGGGACGGACACGCGATCTCGTTCACGCCGGGGATCAGCCAGACGGAGATGCCCGCCCCCAACCGGTTGGAGGAAACCTGGCGCCGTCACTTTCGATCGGACCAACCGATCGCACCGGAAGCGCCGAAGAAGCGCCGGAGGAACCTGTCGGAAGCTTCGATACTTGAACCTCTGCTCTCTGATGCCGAACGCTGGACCGGCGGAAGGATCACCCCGCCTCCGGAGCCGACCATGAAACGCAAACCTGCCGACGATCTCGAAACGCTGCGCGAGGAAGCTGCCCATTGCCGTGCTTGCCATCTCTACAAGGATGCGACGCAGACCGTATTCGGCGAAGGCCCGAAGTCCGCCAATATCGTGCTGGTCGGCGAGCAGCCCGGCGACAAGGAAGACCTCGCAGGCCATCCCTTCGTCGGCCCGGCCGGCCAGATGCTCGACCGCGCGCTGGAAGAGGCCGGCGTTGATCGCAAGAAGGTCTATGTCACCAACGCGGTGAAGCATTTCAAATTCGTGCCACGCGGAAAAGTCCGCCTGCACCAAAAGCCGAACACGCCGGAGATCAGGGCATGCCGGCAATGGTACGAGCGGGAACTGGCGATGATCCAGCCAGATCTCGTCGTGGCGATGGGCGCCACCGCCGCGCAGAGCGTGTTCGGCAAGATCACGCCGATCGGCAAGAACCGCGGCCGGCTGATCGACCTTCCCGACGGCCGCAAGGCCCTGGTGACGGTGCACCCGTCCTACCTGCTGCGGCTGCCTGATCCCGAAGCCAAGGCATTGGAATATCAGCGCTTCGTCGAAGATCTGAAGATCGCCGCAGGTTTGCAGAAAAAAGCCCCGCGCGCGGCCTAA
- a CDS encoding inorganic phosphate transporter, translating to MTDVAFDRAVGDPTPVQPASRPNLDKGFNPLTMILFFGILAAGLLFVAYSIYVDVNATGTRVTTYLPYILLFVALLIALGFEFVNGFHDTANAVATVIYTHSLPAEVAVMWSGFFNFLGVLLSSGAVAFGIVSLLPVELILQVGSSAGFAMVFALLIAAILWNLGTWFFGLPASSSHTLIGSIIGVGVANAVMRGRDGTSGVDWSKATEIGYALLLSPLVGFICAAVLLLVLKMIVRNPALYAAPEGNKAPPLWIRGLLILTCTGVSFAHGSNDGQKGMGLIMLILIGTVPTAYALNRALPESQVAQFQKTSDAASRVISAKGAGHSIIGDPRPAVTQYIALHQLNEGTYPSLAVLVKDVGDQVARYGSLNKVPAEAVGNTRNDMYLTSEAIRFLMKDKENDLNKEEIATLNAYKGSLDSATKFIPTWVKIAVAIALGLGTMIGWKRIVITVGEKIGKTHLTYAQGASAELVAAATIAAADNFGLPVSTTHVLSSGVAGTMAANGSGLQWSTIRNLLMAWVLTLPAAIMLSATLYVIFSRMF from the coding sequence ATGACCGATGTTGCATTCGACCGAGCGGTAGGCGATCCAACGCCTGTCCAGCCGGCCTCCCGGCCCAATCTCGACAAGGGCTTCAACCCGCTCACGATGATCCTGTTCTTCGGCATCCTCGCCGCAGGCCTGCTGTTCGTCGCCTACAGCATCTATGTCGACGTCAACGCCACCGGTACGCGGGTCACGACCTACCTGCCCTACATCCTGCTGTTCGTCGCGCTCCTGATCGCGCTCGGCTTCGAGTTCGTCAACGGTTTCCACGACACCGCCAATGCGGTGGCGACCGTGATCTACACCCACTCGCTGCCGGCCGAAGTCGCCGTGATGTGGTCGGGCTTCTTCAACTTCCTTGGCGTGCTGCTGTCTTCCGGTGCGGTCGCCTTCGGCATCGTCTCACTGCTACCGGTCGAGCTGATCCTCCAGGTCGGCTCCAGCGCCGGCTTCGCCATGGTGTTCGCGCTGCTGATTGCCGCGATCCTGTGGAATCTCGGCACCTGGTTCTTCGGCCTGCCCGCCTCCTCCTCGCACACGCTGATCGGCTCGATCATCGGCGTCGGCGTCGCCAACGCCGTCATGCGTGGCCGCGACGGCACCTCGGGCGTGGATTGGAGCAAGGCGACCGAGATCGGCTATGCGCTGCTGCTGTCGCCGCTGGTCGGCTTCATCTGCGCCGCCGTGCTGCTGCTCGTGCTCAAGATGATCGTGCGCAACCCGGCGCTGTATGCCGCGCCTGAAGGCAACAAGGCGCCGCCCCTCTGGATCCGGGGTCTCCTGATCCTGACCTGCACCGGCGTCAGCTTCGCCCACGGCTCCAATGACGGCCAGAAGGGCATGGGCCTGATCATGCTCATCCTGATCGGCACCGTGCCGACGGCCTACGCGCTCAACCGCGCGCTGCCGGAATCCCAGGTGGCCCAGTTCCAGAAGACCTCGGATGCCGCTTCGAGGGTGATCTCCGCCAAGGGCGCCGGCCACAGCATCATCGGCGATCCCCGTCCCGCGGTGACGCAGTACATCGCGCTGCATCAGCTCAATGAAGGTACCTATCCCTCGCTCGCCGTGCTGGTGAAGGACGTCGGCGACCAGGTCGCCAGGTACGGTTCGCTGAACAAGGTGCCGGCGGAAGCCGTCGGCAACACCCGCAACGACATGTACCTGACCTCGGAGGCGATCCGCTTCCTGATGAAGGACAAGGAGAACGATCTCAACAAGGAGGAGATCGCAACCCTGAACGCATACAAGGGCTCGCTCGATTCGGCCACGAAGTTCATCCCGACCTGGGTGAAGATCGCGGTCGCCATCGCGCTCGGCCTCGGCACCATGATCGGCTGGAAGCGCATCGTCATCACCGTCGGTGAGAAGATCGGCAAGACCCATCTCACCTATGCGCAAGGCGCCTCCGCCGAGCTCGTCGCCGCGGCAACCATCGCTGCCGCCGACAATTTCGGGCTTCCGGTCTCCACCACCCACGTGCTGTCGTCCGGCGTCGCCGGCACCATGGCTGCCAACGGCTCGGGCCTGCAATGGTCGACCATCCGCAACCTGCTGATGGCCTGGGTGCTGACCCTGCCGGCCGCGATCATGCTGTCGGCCACGCTGTACGTGATCTTCTCGCGGATGTTCTGA